A genomic segment from Spongiibacter sp. IMCC21906 encodes:
- the ubiE gene encoding bifunctional demethylmenaquinone methyltransferase/2-methoxy-6-polyprenyl-1,4-benzoquinol methylase UbiE codes for MADDKTTHFGFRNVNAAEKAGMVAGVFHSVAAKYDVMNDLMSGGVHRIWKRFTIELSGVRSGNRVLDIAGGTGDLAAKFCRLVGDEGKVVLADINESMLKVGREKLTNNGVVGNIEYVQANAETLPFPDNYFDCITIAFGLRNVTDKDAALRSMLRVLKPGGRLLVLEFSKPVNPVVEKIYDRYSFDILPKMGQLVANDAESYRYLAESIRMHPDQETLKGMMEDAGFTPVRYHNMTAGVVALHRGVKP; via the coding sequence ATGGCAGACGACAAAACCACCCACTTTGGCTTTCGCAATGTTAATGCCGCTGAAAAGGCCGGTATGGTCGCCGGGGTTTTTCATTCTGTGGCAGCAAAATACGATGTCATGAACGACCTGATGTCGGGTGGCGTTCACCGTATCTGGAAGCGCTTCACCATCGAGCTATCCGGCGTGCGCAGCGGCAACCGCGTATTGGATATTGCCGGCGGTACTGGCGATTTGGCCGCCAAGTTCTGTCGTCTTGTCGGTGACGAAGGCAAGGTCGTGCTGGCCGATATCAACGAGTCCATGCTCAAGGTCGGCCGCGAAAAACTGACCAATAACGGCGTGGTTGGCAATATCGAATACGTACAGGCCAATGCCGAGACACTCCCCTTTCCAGACAACTATTTTGACTGCATCACCATCGCCTTTGGATTGCGCAACGTCACCGATAAAGATGCCGCCCTGCGCTCCATGCTCAGGGTGTTAAAACCCGGCGGTCGACTCCTGGTGCTGGAATTCTCCAAACCTGTAAACCCGGTGGTAGAAAAAATTTACGACCGTTACTCCTTCGACATTCTGCCTAAAATGGGTCAGCTAGTCGCCAATGACGCCGAGAGCTATCGCTACTTGGCGGAGAGCATTCGCATGCACCCAGACCAAGAAACCTTAAAAGGCATGATGGAAGACGCTGGCTTCACTCCGGTTCGTTACCACAATATGACCGCCGGGGTTGTCGCCCTGCACCGGGGCGTCAAGCCGTGA
- a CDS encoding SCP2 domain-containing protein has translation MSSLENLVNRALNLDPATANKLSALEGNRFALSLKEPNLDLVLGIAGQRVQILHGEAEDATSRLSGRWQEFAAIATAEDPGAALINGDVTLTGDTGALLEFRKILAELDLDWERPLADAFGDVAGHQMARGIRSGRSWLASSSHKLNRQLEEFVREESQLIPHPVETQQYFDDIDAVRSHSERLEAKIRRLQQRANALKNQ, from the coding sequence ATGTCCAGCCTCGAAAACCTGGTCAACCGGGCACTTAACCTGGACCCCGCCACCGCCAACAAGTTAAGCGCCTTGGAAGGCAATCGCTTTGCGCTCTCACTAAAAGAACCAAACCTGGACTTGGTGCTCGGTATTGCTGGCCAACGAGTGCAAATTCTGCACGGTGAGGCCGAAGATGCGACCAGCCGACTAAGCGGACGCTGGCAGGAATTTGCCGCCATTGCCACCGCGGAAGACCCTGGCGCGGCCCTCATTAATGGCGATGTCACATTAACGGGCGATACCGGCGCATTGCTGGAATTTCGTAAAATTCTTGCCGAACTGGACCTGGACTGGGAGCGCCCTTTGGCCGACGCATTTGGAGATGTCGCTGGGCATCAAATGGCAAGAGGCATTCGCTCAGGACGATCGTGGTTGGCCAGCAGCAGTCACAAACTGAACCGCCAGCTGGAAGAATTTGTCCGAGAAGAAAGCCAACTCATTCCTCACCCGGTAGAAACTCAGCAATATTTTGACGATATCGATGCAGTACGCAGCCACAGCGAACGCCTTGAGGCAAAAATTCGCCGCTTGCAACAACGCGCTAACGCATTAAAAAACCAATAA
- a CDS encoding replication protein P, with protein MDALDRMFAEFELVYHNQYNKAFATPEKLIYAKKLWFSNLCHMSPERITAASHRAIRESEFLPTIKGILKFCDPAPEELGLPDNHSAYMEACNAPNPKASHRWSHPAVYHAGRASDWFFLAGTAENQAFPVFKRHYERLCDQVRRGEELPEPEQKALPEHISQPLDPEEQRKRMRKLRKELNI; from the coding sequence ATGGACGCGCTGGACCGGATGTTTGCCGAGTTCGAATTGGTTTATCACAACCAATATAACAAAGCCTTTGCCACACCAGAAAAACTGATTTATGCCAAAAAGCTCTGGTTCAGCAACCTCTGCCACATGAGCCCCGAGCGTATTACCGCCGCCAGTCACCGAGCGATTCGCGAATCAGAATTTTTGCCCACCATTAAAGGCATTCTTAAATTTTGCGACCCCGCACCAGAGGAGCTGGGCCTGCCAGACAACCATAGCGCCTATATGGAAGCCTGTAACGCCCCCAACCCGAAAGCGTCCCACCGCTGGTCGCATCCTGCGGTTTACCATGCCGGCCGTGCCAGCGACTGGTTCTTTCTAGCCGGCACCGCCGAGAATCAGGCCTTTCCTGTTTTCAAACGTCACTATGAGCGACTTTGCGACCAGGTGCGCCGGGGCGAAGAGCTACCCGAGCCAGAGCAAAAAGCCTTGCCTGAACATATTAGCCAACCATTAGACCCCGAAGAGCAACGCAAACGCATGCGCAAGCTGCGCAAAGAACTGAACATTTAG
- the ubiB gene encoding ubiquinone biosynthesis regulatory protein kinase UbiB, with translation MGLRRLFIICWILCRYRLDLLIPLDRLPLHLRLFFRFGPWRLLPANNRSRGERLRLALEALGPVFIKFGQLLSTRRDLLPDDVALELAHLQDRVPPFPSKQAVDVIEKGLGDSVAVLFAEFDDQPLASASIAQVHAATLKNGKQVVVKVTRPGIERVIAKDVNLLQTIAKLMQRYLPDGRRLRPLEVVEDYRLTIFDELDLQREGANTSQLRRNFQDSDLLYVPEVHWDYTRRNILVIERIHGIPVTDLDQLKTQGTDMKKLAERGVEIFFTQVFRDSFFHADMHPGNIFVAEGRPQSPQYIAIDCAIIGSLSDFDQYYLARNLLAIFQRNYREVAELYVECGWVPPETRVHEFEAAIRSVSEPIFEKPLAEISFGQLLVYLFQTARRFDMEVQPSLVLLQKTLLNIEGLGRQLYPQLDLWSTAMPFLERWVRDRYSPQSMLRKVSHRLPGWLEQLPQLPEALMQNTQYQGGGDNAELKRQIQLLEDDSARQKRAHRRRVLGIISGLAALLVAKPEVSQGLENLPTISLGLLVLCVYFFLSAR, from the coding sequence ATGGGCCTGCGACGCCTTTTTATTATTTGCTGGATTCTCTGTCGATACCGACTCGATCTATTGATTCCGCTAGATCGACTGCCACTCCACTTACGGTTGTTTTTCCGTTTTGGCCCTTGGCGATTACTCCCCGCCAACAATCGAAGTCGAGGCGAACGACTGCGCCTGGCGCTGGAAGCACTCGGGCCCGTCTTTATCAAATTCGGCCAATTACTATCCACCCGCCGGGATCTACTCCCAGATGATGTCGCACTGGAACTAGCGCACCTGCAAGACCGCGTACCGCCCTTTCCCAGTAAACAAGCTGTCGACGTTATCGAGAAAGGCCTGGGCGACTCAGTCGCCGTTCTATTTGCCGAATTTGACGACCAACCCCTTGCCTCGGCCTCTATTGCCCAAGTCCACGCGGCCACCCTGAAAAATGGCAAACAGGTCGTAGTTAAAGTGACCCGCCCCGGCATAGAACGGGTGATCGCCAAAGACGTTAACCTGCTACAGACCATCGCCAAGCTCATGCAGCGTTACTTGCCAGATGGTCGTCGCCTCCGCCCATTAGAAGTGGTTGAAGACTACCGTCTCACCATTTTTGATGAGCTTGATTTACAACGCGAAGGCGCTAACACCTCTCAACTGCGGCGCAATTTTCAAGATTCCGACTTGCTTTATGTACCCGAGGTTCATTGGGATTACACCCGTCGCAACATTTTGGTGATTGAGCGCATTCACGGCATTCCGGTTACAGACCTGGATCAGCTCAAAACCCAAGGCACCGACATGAAAAAGCTCGCCGAAAGAGGCGTAGAAATCTTTTTTACTCAGGTGTTTCGAGACAGCTTCTTTCACGCCGACATGCACCCCGGCAATATTTTTGTGGCCGAAGGTCGCCCCCAGTCACCGCAATATATCGCCATTGATTGCGCCATTATTGGCAGCCTCAGCGACTTCGACCAGTACTACTTAGCGCGCAATTTACTGGCCATATTCCAACGCAATTACCGCGAGGTCGCCGAGCTGTATGTCGAGTGCGGCTGGGTGCCACCCGAGACCCGAGTTCATGAATTTGAAGCGGCCATTCGCAGTGTTAGCGAACCCATCTTTGAAAAACCACTGGCAGAAATCTCCTTCGGCCAGCTGCTGGTGTATCTTTTTCAAACCGCTCGACGCTTCGATATGGAAGTACAGCCGTCGCTAGTGTTGCTACAAAAAACCTTGCTCAATATAGAAGGGCTGGGCCGTCAGCTCTACCCCCAGCTAGACCTCTGGTCTACAGCAATGCCATTTCTTGAGCGCTGGGTACGCGACCGCTATTCACCCCAAAGCATGCTTCGCAAAGTCAGCCACCGTTTACCCGGCTGGCTGGAACAGCTGCCGCAATTGCCCGAAGCGCTTATGCAAAATACCCAGTACCAAGGCGGGGGCGATAACGCAGAACTAAAAAGGCAAATCCAATTACTGGAAGATGATTCCGCAAGGCAAAAGCGCGCCCACCGCCGCCGTGTGCTGGGCATTATCAGCGGCCTCGCCGCCTTGTTGGTCGCCAAGCCCGAAGTAAGCCAAGGACTTGAGAATCTGCCCACCATCAGCCTCGGCCTATTAGTCCTGTGCGTTTATTTCTTTCTCAGTGCCCGCTGA
- the hisI gene encoding phosphoribosyl-AMP cyclohydrolase gives MTADFLEQIKWNSDGLIAAIAQDVDSGRVLMMAWMNAESLQLSIAEQRAVYWSRSRQQLWRKGESSGNVQLLKSVSLDCDGDALLLQVEQLGGIACHTGRQSCFYRELIDGQWQNTEAVLKDPGEMYDK, from the coding sequence ATGACAGCGGATTTTCTAGAGCAGATTAAGTGGAATAGCGATGGCCTTATAGCCGCTATCGCCCAAGACGTTGACAGCGGCCGAGTGCTGATGATGGCATGGATGAACGCTGAATCCTTGCAGCTCAGTATCGCGGAGCAACGCGCAGTGTATTGGTCCAGATCTCGTCAACAGCTTTGGCGCAAAGGTGAAAGCTCTGGCAATGTGCAGCTTTTAAAGAGCGTGTCACTCGATTGCGACGGTGATGCCTTGCTACTGCAAGTTGAGCAGCTGGGCGGCATCGCCTGTCACACTGGCAGACAAAGTTGTTTTTACCGCGAGCTTATCGACGGGCAATGGCAAAACACCGAAGCGGTTCTAAAAGATCCCGGAGAGATGTATGACAAATAA
- a CDS encoding phosphoribosyl-ATP diphosphatase codes for MSDSAAVLDQLSDVLDQRRQASPDSSYVASLHHKGLNKILEKLGEEAVETVLAAKDAQQSGNTSDLVYETADLWFHSLVMLSHLGEDHHAVLSELARRFGLSGLDEKAARGKN; via the coding sequence ATGTCGGACAGTGCTGCCGTATTGGACCAGCTCAGCGACGTGCTCGACCAACGCCGCCAAGCCAGTCCAGACAGCTCTTATGTCGCCAGCCTCCACCATAAAGGTCTGAATAAAATATTGGAAAAGCTCGGCGAAGAAGCCGTAGAAACCGTGCTTGCCGCTAAAGATGCACAACAAAGCGGCAACACAAGCGACTTGGTATACGAAACCGCAGACTTGTGGTTTCACAGCTTGGTTATGCTCTCCCATCTGGGGGAAGATCATCACGCCGTATTAAGCGAATTGGCCAGACGATTTGGTCTTTCAGGTTTAGACGAAAAAGCCGCACGCGGCAAAAACTAA